A DNA window from Sulfitobacter noctilucicola contains the following coding sequences:
- a CDS encoding efflux RND transporter periplasmic adaptor subunit — MPTVKKTSNTADSQIPAPLEFTSDKGASRSTWIAAALVVMIVAWMGSGFIFPAAEEAESDAREELAPVAVAVTTSTAETVTQFYRAEGQALPDRDTMLRAETSGDVIEVLVAKGEDVQAGDVIARLDSAANEADANRAAEDLANAQREFDNAAALLERGVATQDRVTQARAALAAAQAQVTAVEQDADALVITAPFDGRIETLDLDAGEYVSSGSEVGRLVDITPLTVAIQVPQQSLTRLKVGQSATVLFITGEERDGTVTFVGTSAASETRTFLAEVEIENDAGAIPAGISAEVVIPTGEVTAHFLSPSIVSLDTEGSLGVKTVNAEAVVEFYPIEIVKAQIDGIWVTGLPDTVDVITVGQGFVSEGETVAPAAGETSR, encoded by the coding sequence ATGCCCACCGTTAAGAAAACAAGCAACACAGCGGACTCACAAATCCCTGCCCCGTTGGAGTTCACATCTGACAAAGGCGCATCCCGTTCGACATGGATTGCGGCAGCGCTTGTCGTAATGATCGTCGCATGGATGGGCAGTGGTTTTATATTTCCTGCGGCAGAGGAAGCTGAAAGCGATGCACGCGAAGAGCTTGCCCCCGTAGCGGTTGCCGTCACGACGTCGACTGCCGAGACCGTCACGCAGTTTTACCGCGCGGAAGGACAGGCGCTGCCGGATCGTGACACGATGCTGCGGGCGGAAACCTCCGGAGATGTGATCGAAGTACTTGTCGCGAAAGGCGAGGATGTTCAGGCCGGAGACGTGATTGCACGGTTGGACAGCGCCGCGAACGAAGCAGACGCCAACCGCGCAGCTGAAGATCTGGCAAACGCCCAACGCGAATTTGATAATGCCGCCGCCTTGCTCGAGCGTGGTGTCGCCACGCAAGACCGCGTGACGCAGGCGCGTGCTGCACTTGCGGCAGCGCAGGCACAGGTTACTGCCGTGGAACAGGATGCTGATGCCTTGGTCATCACTGCACCGTTCGACGGACGGATCGAGACCCTTGACCTGGATGCGGGAGAATATGTTTCAAGCGGCTCCGAAGTCGGTCGGTTAGTCGATATCACACCGCTCACCGTGGCCATTCAGGTGCCGCAGCAATCGCTCACCCGCCTGAAGGTAGGCCAGTCCGCCACCGTGCTGTTCATCACCGGAGAAGAACGCGACGGCACCGTCACCTTTGTCGGGACATCTGCCGCATCCGAAACCCGCACGTTCCTTGCCGAGGTCGAGATCGAGAACGACGCGGGCGCGATCCCTGCCGGCATCTCTGCCGAAGTCGTCATCCCGACGGGCGAAGTTACGGCACACTTCCTGTCCCCCTCGATCGTCTCGCTTGATACCGAAGGGTCGCTCGGCGTGAAGACTGTGAACGCCGAAGCCGTCGTCGAATTCTATCCGATCGAAATCGTAAAGGCCCAGATCGACGGCATATGGGTCACTGGCCTGCCCGATACCGTCGACGTTATCACTGTTGGTCAGGGCTTTGTGAGCGAGGGTGAAACCGTCGCACCCGCGGCCGGGGAGACATCCCGATGA